A window from Triticum aestivum cultivar Chinese Spring chromosome 6D, IWGSC CS RefSeq v2.1, whole genome shotgun sequence encodes these proteins:
- the LOC123146039 gene encoding agmatine coumaroyltransferase-2-like has translation MKVTVESSKSIKPDYGGHRPVAPPFTANVVPLSVFDKANLDTQVSVIYAFHPPAPPNGVLEAGLARALVEYREFAGRLARDADGSRRAILLNDAGSRFVEATAGVALGSVMPLRPTPAALSLHPSGGDELMLVQATRFACGSLVVGLTVHHTVADGRGFCNFILAWGQATRGAPIDPAPVHDRPSFFAPRSPPKIEHEHRVVEFKPYDARKDDDAGGGGDDEEVVVVERVHFSAERIAKLKAQASAGARYSTVQCVLACLWRCVTRARGLEGRDATALLIGVDGRGRMSPPVPDGYTGNVVLWARPTATARELVDMPLRRAAELIRRAVARVDDAYYRSFIDFACSGAVEEERLVPTADAADMVLSPNVEVNSWVRLPFYDLDLGGGRPFLFMPSYVPVEGVVFLVASFVGGSSVDAYVSLFRQDKDAFMNCCTSDLSKL, from the coding sequence ATGAAGGTCACAGTGGAGTCATCCAAGTCCATCAAGCCTGACTATGGCGGCCACCGCCCGGTGGCTCCTCCGTTCACGGCGAACGTCGTCCCGCTGTCAGTGTTCGACAAGGCCAACTTGGACACGCAGGTCTCCGTCATCTACGCCTTCCACCCGCCGGCCCCGCCCAACGGCGTCCTCGAGGCCGGGCTCGCCAGGGCCCTCGTCGAGTACCGCGAGTTCGCCGGGCGTCTCGCCCGGGACGCCGACGGCAGCCGCCGCGCCATCCTCCTTAACGACGCCGGCTCGCGGTTCGTCGAGGCGACGGCCGGCGTGGCGCTCGGCAGCGTCATGCCGCTGCGGCCCACCCCCGCGGCGCTGAGCCTGcacccgagcggcggcgacgagctgaTGCTGGTCCAGGCCACGCGGTTCGCGTGCGGGTCCCTCGTCGTCGGCCTGACCGTGCACCACACCGTCGCCGACGGCCGCGGGTTCTGCAACTTCATCCTCGCGTGGGGCCAGGCGACGCGCGGCGCCCCCATCGACCCCGCCCCGGTGCACGACCGGCCGTCGTTCTTCGCGCCGCGCAGCCCGCCTAAGATCGAGCACGAGCACCGCGTCGTCGAGTTCAAGCCATACGACGCCCGCAAGGACgacgacgccggcggcggcggcgacgacgaggaggtggtggtggtagaGAGGGTGCACTTCAGCGCGGAGCGCATCGCGAAGCTGAAGGCGCAGGCGTCGGCCGGGGCGCGGTACAGCACCGTGCAGTGCGTGCTGGCGTGCCTGTGGCGGTGCGTGACGCGGGCGCGCGGGCTCGAGGGGCGCGACGCCACCGCCCTGCTCATCGGAGTGGACGGGCGAGGGCGGATGAGCCCGCCGGTGCCGGACGGGTACACCGGCAACgtggtgctctgggcgcggccgACGGCCACCGCGCGGGAGCTCGTGGACATGCCGCTGCGCCGCGCGGCGGAGCTCATCCGCCGGGCGGTTGCGCGGGTCGACGACGCCTACTACAGGTCTTTCATCGACTTCGCCTGCTCCGGGGCCGTGGAGGAGGAGCGGCTGGTGCCGACGGCCGACGCGGCGGACATGGTGCTGAGCCCGAACGTCGAGGTGAACAGCTGGGTGCGGCTCCCGTTCTATGACCTGGACCTGGGCGGCGGCCGGCCCTTCCTCTTCATGCCCAGCTACGTGCCGGTGGAGGGCGTGGTCTTCCTCGTGGCGTCTTTCGTCGGCGGCAGCAGCGTGGACGCCTACGTTTCGCTCTTCCGCCAAGACAAGGATGCCTTCATGAACTGCTGCACATCCGACCTCTCAAAACTCTGA
- the LOC123146037 gene encoding clathrin interactor EPSIN 2, with the protein MKKVFDQTVRDLKRGVNKKVLKVPGTEQKILDATSNEPWGPHGSLLAEIAQATHNYHEYQMIMNIVWKRVSDTGKNWRHVYKGLIVLDYLVAHGTERVIDDIREHSYQISALADFQYIDSSGRDQGSNVRRKSQSLVSLVNDKERILEVRQKALATRDKYRSAFATSGPHRSPGGYDNDRDRYEGGRYDNRNGYGRERDGYRDDDRYSGAGDTPNRDGDRYSRDSNERNREDEYRGSNSNPEYAEGSGRRSYGDEEAYSSRGRGSNADAPTQDERPIERKASNQQIASPPNYEDVTGDTQDNHHDERNGGSVPAVAPKVSSPSVPRTSFPPAPGQVNGVHDKPVEVVAAQPPAPAAQPPTPAEPNGFDEFDPRGSVPDASPPVNTSPIMNSFEMDLFGSDPIGALALVSVPQPTDVPSVEPSSSSGFETDSFMGMPPASTGFSEAIDASNPFGDPTPFKAVQEENHAASQTNATPAGSFQATGPGADVNPFQPASSTSFGFEDTLGDLSFASNAAPGQQDIFGSTTSLPSGVSHANPSQQAPPAYVPSQASQPITHAAPMFAQPQAYPAATNPSSFPQAAAPSFAPPQAPQHAAPSFAPPQAPQHAVPNLPSGPSNFYMQPASGTGVNSLPGIPSQNGAPPSYAPPQSSHLPPQHAPQQSFHPQTAAPAPQAPSISRGASQPFGAPNSVPSGASTPLQSSLSAPPETLISALQVSQTQPVKKFEPKSTVWSDTLTRGLVDFNISGAKTNPHADIGVDFDSINRKDKRQDKKISQAPVVSTITMGKAMGSGSGIGRAGASAVAPPSNPMGAGRGVGIGGAGYGGGMGMNRPMGMGMGMGMNQQPMGVGMGMNQQPMGMNQQPMGMGMGMNQQQMGMGMGMNQQGMGMNMGMGMNQGMGMRPPQMGMAPGGMPGAGYNQMGAGYGGQQPYGGYR; encoded by the exons ATGAAGAAAGTGTTCGACCAGACGGTCCGGGACCT GAAGCGGGGGGTGAATAAAAAGGTCCTCAAGGTGCCTGGCACGGAACAAAAG ATACTTGATGCCACAAGCAACGAGCCGTGGGGCCCACATGGATCCCTCCTGGCGGAGATCGCCCAAGCAACGCATAACTA TCATGAGTATCAGATGATAATGAATATCGTGTGGAAGAGGGTCAGTGATACCGGTAAAAATTGGCGGCATGTGTACAAG GGATTGATTGTCCTAGATTACCTGGTAGCACATGGAACCGAGCGAGTTATTGATGACATAAGGGAGCATTCTTATCAGATATCG GCACTAGCTGACTTCCAGTATATCGATTCTAGTGGGAGAGATCAAGGTAGCAATGTACGACGGAAATCCCAGAGCCTCGTTAGTTTAGTTAATGACAAGGAAAGGATACTGGAAGTTAGGCAGAAAGCACTTGCTACCAGAGACAA GTATCGGAGTGCATTTGCCACGAGTGGGCCACACAGGAGTCCAGGTGGATATGACAATGACCGTGATCGCTACGAAGGAGGTAGATATGATAACAGGAATGGCTATGGGAGGGAACGAGATGGGTATAGAGATGATGACAGATACAGTGGCGCTGGAGATACCCCCAATAGGGATGGAGATCGTTATTCTAGGGACTCTAATGAACGCAACAGGGAAGATGAATACAGAGGAAGTAATAGCAACCCTGAGTATGCAGAAGGATCAGGCCGCAGGAGCTACGGTGATGAGGAGGCTTATTCATCCCG TGGTCGTGGCAGCAACGCTGATGCGCCTACTCAGGATGAGAG GCCTATTGAGCGGAAGGCTTCTAACCAGCAGATTGCTTCACCACCAAACTACGAAGATGTCACAGGAGATACCCAGGACAATCATCATGATGAAAG AAATGGAGGGAGTGTGCCTGCTGTTGCACCAAAGGTGTCTTCTCCATCTGTTCCTAGAACAAGCTTTCCCCCAGCCCCAGGGCAGGTGAATGGTGTTCATGATAAGCCTGTCGAGGTTGTAGCTGCACAACCACCTGCTCCTGCTGCACAACCACCTACGCCTGCTGAACCGAATGGTTTTGATGAGTTTGATCCACGTGGATCAGTACCAG ATGCTTCACCTCCGGTGAATACCTCACCGATAATGAATAGCTTTGAGATGGATTTGTTTGGGTCAGATCCTATTGGTGCGCTGGCTTTGGTTTCTGTGCCTCAGCCGACTGACGTCCCAAGTGTTGAGCCATCATCAAGTTCAGGTTTTGAAACGGATAGTTTTATGGGCATGCCACCTGCTTCTACTGGATTCAGTGAG GCAATTGATGCTTCAAATCCTTTTGGAGATCCTACTCCTTTCAAGGCAGTTCAAGAAGAGAATCATGCAGCTTCTCAGACAAATGCGACCCCTGCTGGTTCATTCCAGGCCACAGGACCTGGTGCAGATGTAAATCCTTTCCAGCCTGCTTCATCCACTAGCTTTGGTTTTGAAGATACTCTCGGCGATCTCAGTTTTGCATCCAATGCCGCACCTGGACAACAGGATATTTTTGGAAGCACCACCTCCTTACCTTCAGGGGTTTCACATGCAAATCCGTCCCAGCAGGCACCCCCGGCTTATGTTCCCTCCCAGGCATCTCAGCCTATTACTCATGCTGCTCCCATGTTTGCTCAGCCACAAGCATATCCTGCAGCCACAAACCCATCATCATTTCCTCAGGCTGCTGCGCCATCATTTGCTCCCCCACAGGCACCTCAACATGCTGCACCATCATTTGCTCCTCCACAGGCACCTCAACATGCAGTTCCCAATCTACCATCAGGCCCATCAAACTTCTATATGCAACCGGCTTCAGGGACTGGCGTTAATAGCCTGCCTGGGATTCCTTCGCAGAATGGAGCACCACCATCCTATGCTCCTCCACAGTCTTCTCATCTTCCACCTCAACATGCACCTCAGCAAAGCTTCCACCCACAAACTGCTGCACCAGCACCACAGGCACCATCAATTTCTCGAGGGGCATCTCAGCCCTTTGGTGCCCCAAATTCAGTGCCATCTGGTGCCAGCACTCCTTTGCAGTCAAGTTTATCAGCTCCCCCAGAAACACTAATTTCAGCTTTGCAAGTTAGTCAGACCCAGCCAGTGAAGAAATTTGAGCCCAAATCTACAGTTTGGTCTGATACATTGACCCGGGGTCTTGTCGATTTCAACATTTCTGGCG CAAAAACCAATCCACATGCAGATATTGGAGTGGACTTTGATTCAATCAACCGCAAGGATAAAAGACAAGACAAGAAGATCTCTCAAGCACCTGTAGTATCTACGATCACCATGGGCAAGGCAATGGGATCTGGCTCTGGCATTGGTCGAGCTGGTGCGAGTGCCGTTGCACCCCCTTCCAACCCAATGGGTGCCGGGCGGGGTGTCGGTATTGGTGGTGCTGGTTATGGTGGCGGAATGGGAATGAACCGGCCAATGGGgatgggaatgggaatgggaatgaaCCAACAACCCATGGGAGTGGGGATGGGGATGAACCAGCAACCGATGGGGATGAACCAACAACCCATGGGAATGGGCATGGGGATGAACCAACAACAGATGGGAATGGGAATGGGGATGAACCAACAGGGTATGGGGATGAACATGGGCATGGGCATGAACCAGGGGATGGGGATGCGGCCTCCTCAGATGGGGATGGCTCCGGGCGGCATGCCTGGCGCTGGCTACAACCAGATGGGTGCTGGATATGGCGGGCAGCAGCCTTACGGCGGGTACAGGTGA